Within the Vagococcus carniphilus genome, the region CTGTTCTCCAAAAATTTGACGAACAACTTTTCCGATACGTGCAGCTCCAGCAGTATGCGAGCTACTTGGACCAATCATGACGGGTCCGATAATGTCAAAGACACTTTTATATTGAGCCATATTCATTCTCCTTGCTTCTATTTTTCTATTTGTATTCTAACATGATAACGCTTATTTTCCATTCTACAATGATGATTATTTGGTAATTTTTTTTTAATAAATCTTTTGATTGGAAAAATTTGTTTGTTTTAAGTAACAAATTTTTCATTTTAACCATTGAAAAGTGCGAAAAGCTAAAAGATTCTTCTACTTTAATAGAGTGTGATAAAATAAAGCAAGTAAAAAAGCGTATATTGATTGTGAGGTAAAAATATGAAAGCGGAAATTATTGCAGTAGGAACAGAAATATTATTAGGTCAAATTGTTAATACGAACGCAGCTTACTTATCTCAGTATTTAACTAATTTAGGGTTTGATATATATCATCAAGAAGTGGTCGGAGATAATGAAGAGAGGCTATTAAAGGTTCTTGATGAGGCAAGTAAACGCTCAGATTTAGTTGTTGTCTGTGGTGGATTAGGACCAACTGAAGATGATTTAACTAAACAAACAGTTGCTAAATATGTCGGAAAACCATTAGTTTATGATGAAGAGGCTCTGGCACACGTTATTGACTTTTTTAAATACTCTAAAAAACCAATGACTGAAAATAATAAACAACAGGCATTGACAATTGAAGGAGCTAAAACGATTCAAAATAATGCAGGTTTAGCTTGTGGTTTATTTTATGAAAAGAAGAGGACACGTTACCTTTTATTACCTGGTCCACCAAGTGAAATGAAGGCTATGGCAGAAGATGGTGTGACACCATTATTAAGAGAAATTCTCCCTAATCATACAAAATTAGTTTCAAGATATTTACGTTTTATTGGAATAGGAGAATCTCGATTAGTAACGTATTTAAAAGAGTTAATTGATAATCAAACAAATCCAACCATTGCTCCTTATGCCAAATCCAATGAAGTTATGTTAAGAATTACAGCAAAATGTGAGTCTGAAGAACAAGGTAACCAAATGTTAGACGTAATGGAAAAAGAAATTAATCAACTAGTTGGAGGTTATTTCTACGGTTATGGAGAAAATCTTACTATGGAAGAAGTAGTGGTCTCTTTATTGAAAGAAAAGCAGCAAACATTAACCGTTGTGGAAGGATTAACAGGAGGATTGTGTCAAAATCGTCTAACTGATATTCCGGGTAGCTCAAGTGTTTATCCTGGTGGCTTCATTACTTATTCCACAAAAAGTAAAGCTGATTTATTAGGTTTATCAGTTGAAGAATTGGAATCAAAAGGTGTTTATAACCAACAGACAGTTGAACAACTAGCTATTCAAGGGAGTAATCGCATGAAAACCGATTATGCTCTAGCTATTATAGGCATAGCAGGTCCAACAAATGAGGAAGATCAACCTGTTGGCACACTTTACTTAGCTTTAAAAACACCAACTACAGTGTTGAGTGAAACCATGATTATTAATAGGGAAAGAGACTATATTAGAGATGGCGCTGTAAAACATGCTTTTAACTTGTTAAGAAAACACTTAGAATAAAAAAGCGAATATTTGTTCGCTTTTATCTTGCTTTTTTTTAATAAAGAAAGTATTATATTAAGAGAAGAGAGAAACCAAAGGAGGCACATTGATGTCAGATAACCGTAAAGCTGCCTTAGATGCAGCGTTAAAGAAAATAGAAAAAGATTTTGGTAAAGGATCAGTTATGAAGTTGGGTGAAAAGGTAGATACACAAATATCTACTATTTCAAGTGGTTCATTAGCGCTAGATTCAGCACTAGGTGTAGGTGGTTATCCAAGAGGACGAATTGTTGAAGTTTACGGTCCAGAAAGTTCCGGTAAAACAACAGTGGCTTTACATGCGATTGCATCTGTTCAAAAAGAAGGTGGAACAGCTGCCTTTATCGATGCTGAGCATGCTCTAGATCCTAAATATGCCCAAGCATTAGGCGTTAACATTGATGAGTTGCTTTTATCTCAACCAGATACAGGTGAACAAGGATTAAATATTGCAGAAGCATTGGTTTCAAGTGGTGCTATTGATATCGTTGTTGTCGATTCAGTAGCTGCTTTAGTTCCTCGTGCTGAGATTGATGGAGAAATGGGAGATACTCACGTTGGATTACAAGCTCGTTTAATGTCTCAAGCGTTAAGAAAATTATCAGGTACTATTAATAAAACAAAAACAATTGCTATTTTCATTAACCAAATCCGTGAAAAAGTTGGTGTTATGTTTGGTAATCCTGAAACAACACCAGGAGGACGTGCCCTTAAATTTTACGCAACTGTTCGTTTAGAAGTGCGTCGTGCAGAACAATTGAAACAAGGAACAGATATTATTGGTAACAGAACTAAAATTAAAGTAGTCAAAAATAAAGTAGCCCCACCATTTAGAATTGCAGAAGTAGATATTATGTATGGGGAAGGTATTTCACAAGAAGGTGAATTACTCGATATGGCAGCCGATAAAGATATCGTGAATAAGAGTGGAGCTTGGTACTCATATAACGAAGAACGTATTGGTCAAGGTCGAGAAAATGCGAAGAAATACTTTGCTGAACATCCAGAAATGATGGAAGAAATTTATCAAAAAGTAAGAGTGGCTTACAACATTGATGATGCAGAAGAAATACCTGAAGAAGATGAACCAGCAGAAGATTTAGCACTAGATTTAGAAGAATAGATAACATAGGAAAACTGCTAAATAAGTGAGAGAACTTATTTAGCAGTTTTTTATAATGAACACAAATATTATTTAAGTTGACACTCCTTTTAACAAAGCTTAAAATGGAGATTGTATAGTTTTGTTTTATACACTCATGCCTGTAGAGCATGATTCAGTAATATTTTACTTTTAATCTACACATAAAAATAATTAAAGATAGTATGGAGGTGTTTTTATGAATTTGATACTCCTCACTATCATCGGATTAATTGTAGGTTTGACAATCGGTTATTTTTTTGCGAAGTCCAAACACGAAAAATCAATAGCGGGTGCTAACAATACAGCGTCAGGTATTATTGAACAAGCAAAAAAAGAAGCCGAAACTCTAAAAAAAGAGAGTTTGTTGGAAGCTAAGGAACAGAATCAGAATTACCGATTAGAAATCGAAAGTGAGCTGAAGGAAGAAAGAGTAGAACTAAAAAATCAAGAAAATAGACTATTACAAAAAGAAAATAATCTTGATCGCAAAGATGACTCTTTAGAAAAGCGTGAACGTTCACTTGAAGAAAAAGAGGAAAAGATTGATTCTAAGAAACAATTGATTGATGAGCGGGAACAAGAGGTATCAGAATTAATCGACCAGCAAAAAGAAGAGCTGGAAAAAATTGCGGCTTTAACAAAAGACGATGCTAAAGATATCATTATGGCTGAGACTGAAAAAGAATTGACTCATGAAAGAGCAATACTTGTTAAAGAAAGTGATCAACGTGCTAAAGAAGAAGCAGATAGAAAAGCGAAAAACTTACTATCATTAGCAATTCAAAGATGTGCAGCAGATCAAGTATCTGAGTTGACAGTTACAGTGGTTAACTTACCAAATGATGACATGAAAGGCCGTATCATTGGTCGTGAGGGTCGAAATATCCGCACACTTGAAACACTGACAGGAATCGATTTAATTATCGATGATACTCCAGAAGCAGTTGTACTTTCTGGATTTGATCCTATCAGACGTGAAGTAGCACGAATGACTTTAGAGAAATTAATTCAAGATGGACGAATTCATCCAGCACGAATTGAAGAGATGGTTGAAAAATCTCGGAAAGAAATGGATGAAAGAATTCGTGAGTATGGTGAGAATGCAGCCTTTGAAGTAGGAGTTCACTCACTACATCCAGATTTAATTAAAACTTTAGGTCGTATGAGATTTAGAACTAGTTATGGTCAAAATGTTTTAAACCATTCTATTGAAGTATCTAAGTTAGCAGGAGTCTTAGCTGAAGAACTTGGCGAAGATGCTACATTAGCTAGAAGAGCTGGCTTGCTTCATGATATTGGTAAAGCATTAGATCATGAGGTAGATGGTTCGCATGTTGAAATCGGAACTGAATTAGTAAGTAAGTATAAAGAAAATCCAGTTGTGATTAACGCAGTAGCTTCTCACCACGGAGATGTTGAAGCAACTTCAGTTATCTCAGTGTTAGTGGCAGCAGCTGATGCTTTATCAGCGGCTAGACCAGGAGCAAGAAGTGAATCGTTAGAAAATTATATCAAACGTTTAGAACGTTTGGAAAATATAGCCAATGACTTCCCTGGTGTTGATACAAGTTTTGCTATTCAAGCAGGTAGAGAAATTCGTGTCATGGTGAAACCAGAGGAAGTAACAGATGACGAAGCAACATTGCTTGTTAGAGATGTTCGTAAGCGAATTGAAAATGAGCTAGAATATCCAGGACACATTAAAGTAACTGTTGTTAGAGAAGTTAGAGCAGTAGATTACGCGAAGTAATTATAATTCTTAATACAAGAAAGAGAACAAATGGTAAAACTATTTGTTCTCTTTTTTTGTTAAAAATGTC harbors:
- the recA gene encoding recombinase RecA; the encoded protein is MSDNRKAALDAALKKIEKDFGKGSVMKLGEKVDTQISTISSGSLALDSALGVGGYPRGRIVEVYGPESSGKTTVALHAIASVQKEGGTAAFIDAEHALDPKYAQALGVNIDELLLSQPDTGEQGLNIAEALVSSGAIDIVVVDSVAALVPRAEIDGEMGDTHVGLQARLMSQALRKLSGTINKTKTIAIFINQIREKVGVMFGNPETTPGGRALKFYATVRLEVRRAEQLKQGTDIIGNRTKIKVVKNKVAPPFRIAEVDIMYGEGISQEGELLDMAADKDIVNKSGAWYSYNEERIGQGRENAKKYFAEHPEMMEEIYQKVRVAYNIDDAEEIPEEDEPAEDLALDLEE
- the rny gene encoding ribonuclease Y → MNLILLTIIGLIVGLTIGYFFAKSKHEKSIAGANNTASGIIEQAKKEAETLKKESLLEAKEQNQNYRLEIESELKEERVELKNQENRLLQKENNLDRKDDSLEKRERSLEEKEEKIDSKKQLIDEREQEVSELIDQQKEELEKIAALTKDDAKDIIMAETEKELTHERAILVKESDQRAKEEADRKAKNLLSLAIQRCAADQVSELTVTVVNLPNDDMKGRIIGREGRNIRTLETLTGIDLIIDDTPEAVVLSGFDPIRREVARMTLEKLIQDGRIHPARIEEMVEKSRKEMDERIREYGENAAFEVGVHSLHPDLIKTLGRMRFRTSYGQNVLNHSIEVSKLAGVLAEELGEDATLARRAGLLHDIGKALDHEVDGSHVEIGTELVSKYKENPVVINAVASHHGDVEATSVISVLVAAADALSAARPGARSESLENYIKRLERLENIANDFPGVDTSFAIQAGREIRVMVKPEEVTDDEATLLVRDVRKRIENELEYPGHIKVTVVREVRAVDYAK
- a CDS encoding competence/damage-inducible protein A, whose translation is MKAEIIAVGTEILLGQIVNTNAAYLSQYLTNLGFDIYHQEVVGDNEERLLKVLDEASKRSDLVVVCGGLGPTEDDLTKQTVAKYVGKPLVYDEEALAHVIDFFKYSKKPMTENNKQQALTIEGAKTIQNNAGLACGLFYEKKRTRYLLLPGPPSEMKAMAEDGVTPLLREILPNHTKLVSRYLRFIGIGESRLVTYLKELIDNQTNPTIAPYAKSNEVMLRITAKCESEEQGNQMLDVMEKEINQLVGGYFYGYGENLTMEEVVVSLLKEKQQTLTVVEGLTGGLCQNRLTDIPGSSSVYPGGFITYSTKSKADLLGLSVEELESKGVYNQQTVEQLAIQGSNRMKTDYALAIIGIAGPTNEEDQPVGTLYLALKTPTTVLSETMIINRERDYIRDGAVKHAFNLLRKHLE